The Candidatus Pantoea soli genome window below encodes:
- the trhA gene encoding PAQR family membrane homeostasis protein TrhA, with product MVQHRLIAQGYSLAEEIANSISHGIGCVFGIVGLVLLLTQAIDTQANITAITSYSLYGGSMILLFLASTLYHAIPHQRAKYWLKKFDHCAIYLLIAGTYTPFLLVGLQSPLAQGLMVVIWSLALAGIIFKLTIAHRFKVLSLVTYLSMGWLSLVVIYQLAMKLSAGGVWLLAAGGIVYSLGVIFYVSRRIPYNHAIWHGFVLGGSVLHFCAIYFYVM from the coding sequence ATGGTACAACATCGTCTTATCGCGCAGGGCTACTCACTGGCTGAAGAGATTGCCAACAGTATCAGCCACGGCATTGGCTGCGTGTTTGGCATCGTGGGTCTGGTGCTGCTGTTGACTCAGGCCATTGATACGCAAGCCAATATCACCGCCATTACCAGCTACAGCCTCTACGGCGGCAGCATGATTCTGCTGTTTCTTGCCTCCACCCTTTACCACGCCATTCCGCATCAGCGCGCCAAATACTGGCTGAAGAAATTTGACCACTGCGCCATTTATCTGCTGATCGCTGGCACCTACACGCCTTTTCTGCTGGTGGGACTGCAGTCACCGCTGGCGCAGGGGCTGATGGTGGTGATCTGGAGCCTGGCGCTGGCAGGCATCATCTTTAAGCTGACGATTGCGCATCGCTTCAAAGTGCTGTCGCTGGTGACCTATCTCAGCATGGGCTGGCTGTCGCTGGTGGTGATCTATCAGCTGGCGATGAAGCTTTCTGCCGGAGGTGTCTGGCTGCTGGCTGCAGGCGGGATTGTCTACTCGCTGGGGGTGATTTTTTACGTTTCGCGCCGTATCCCTTACAACCATGCCATCTGGCACGGCTTTGTGCTGGGCGGCAGCGTGCTGCATTTCTGCGCCATTTACTTTTACGTGATGTAA
- the ygfZ gene encoding tRNA-modifying protein YgfZ codes for MPIFTLPPRQPAAAARLPLTLMSLDEWALVAVQGKDSTSYLQGQLTLDVAALDAAQHRPAAHCDAKGKMWTNLRLFHRGEGYAYLVRRNLRDQQITELKKYAVFSKVTIAADDDAVLLGVAGFQARAALADLFPALPDAATPVVQQAESTLLWFGEPAERFLLVTTLDQANALKEKLAGEAQLNDSTQWLALDIAAGIPVIDSATSAQLIPQATNLQALDAISFKKGCYTGQEMVARAKFRGANKRALYWLAGNASSVPAAGSSLELQMGDKWRRTGTVLSGVQLDDGSVWVQVVMNNDLEPESVLRVEGDEGGRLTIQPLPYALEE; via the coding sequence ATGCCGATTTTTACCCTACCTCCCCGCCAGCCTGCTGCTGCGGCGCGCCTGCCCTTAACGCTGATGTCGCTCGATGAATGGGCGCTGGTTGCTGTACAGGGCAAAGACAGCACTTCTTATTTGCAGGGACAGCTGACGCTGGATGTGGCGGCGCTGGATGCGGCGCAGCATCGTCCGGCGGCGCATTGTGATGCGAAAGGCAAAATGTGGACCAACCTGCGCCTGTTCCATCGCGGCGAAGGTTATGCCTATCTGGTACGGCGCAACCTGCGCGACCAGCAAATTACCGAGCTGAAAAAATACGCGGTGTTTTCCAAAGTGACGATTGCCGCAGATGACGATGCCGTGCTGCTGGGCGTGGCCGGATTCCAGGCGCGGGCTGCGCTGGCCGACCTGTTCCCTGCCCTGCCCGACGCCGCTACGCCGGTGGTGCAGCAGGCAGAGAGCACGCTGCTGTGGTTCGGCGAGCCTGCCGAGCGCTTTCTGCTGGTGACCACGCTGGACCAGGCTAACGCGCTGAAAGAGAAGCTGGCCGGCGAGGCGCAGCTTAATGACAGCACCCAGTGGCTGGCGCTGGATATCGCGGCGGGCATCCCGGTGATAGATAGCGCAACCAGTGCACAGCTGATTCCGCAGGCCACCAATCTGCAGGCGCTGGACGCCATCAGCTTTAAAAAAGGCTGTTATACCGGCCAGGAGATGGTGGCGCGCGCCAAATTCCGCGGCGCAAACAAACGCGCCCTGTACTGGCTGGCGGGTAACGCCAGCAGCGTACCGGCGGCAGGCAGTTCACTGGAGCTGCAGATGGGCGACAAATGGCGGCGTACCGGTACGGTGCTGAGCGGCGTTCAGCTGGATGACGGCAGCGTATGGGTGCAGGTGGTCATGAATAACGATCTTGAGCCGGAGAGCGTGCTGCGCGTGGAAGGCGATGAAGGGGGCAGACTGACGATTCAGCCGCTGCCTTACGCGCTGGAGGAGTAA
- a CDS encoding MurR/RpiR family transcriptional regulator codes for MFAHSDLSRLNDLEMQVYHYIIKHRESVSYMTIRELATRAGVSTTTVLRFCRKLHCEGWSEFRIRFRLAQEQAAPPVMPSGVGDMLSFFKSINNAEFDQHIAQAAQMIMQADHIFFIGAGTSGSLGKYGARFFSNVGKFSHHIDDPYYPVSQSAYQNALAIILSVSGETEEILRFASQFSLNHCKIISITNHERCSLAKMADFNLSYHMPQMKLGDRLDITTQVPVLYILETLGRYISQAATR; via the coding sequence ATGTTTGCACACAGCGATTTATCCCGTCTGAATGACCTGGAAATGCAGGTTTATCACTACATCATCAAACACCGGGAAAGTGTCAGTTATATGACGATTCGCGAACTGGCTACCCGGGCGGGCGTCTCAACCACCACCGTGCTGCGCTTTTGCCGCAAGCTGCACTGCGAAGGCTGGTCAGAATTTCGTATTCGCTTCCGGCTGGCGCAGGAGCAGGCCGCGCCGCCGGTCATGCCCTCCGGTGTCGGTGACATGCTGAGTTTTTTTAAAAGCATTAATAATGCGGAATTTGATCAGCATATTGCTCAGGCCGCACAGATGATTATGCAGGCCGATCATATTTTCTTTATTGGCGCGGGCACCTCTGGCAGCCTCGGGAAATATGGCGCGCGCTTTTTCTCCAATGTGGGGAAATTCAGCCATCATATTGATGATCCCTATTATCCGGTAAGCCAGAGCGCCTATCAGAATGCGCTGGCCATTATTCTGTCGGTCTCCGGTGAGACAGAAGAGATCCTGCGCTTTGCCAGCCAGTTCAGCCTTAACCACTGTAAAATCATTTCGATAACCAACCATGAGCGCTGCTCGCTGGCAAAAATGGCCGATTTCAATCTTTCTTACCATATGCCGCAGATGAAGCTGGGCGATCGACTGGATATCACTACCCAGGTGCCGGTGCTGTATATTCTGGAAACGCTGGGGCGCTATATTTCCCAGGCGGCCACCCGATAA
- a CDS encoding protein YgfX has protein sequence MNAVRWQCNLQPSRSARWLNLALTLLCVLLLVSAPWPDVWRWGRAPLILLLLLSGWRHERRLVQRTGRLALDEKRNWHWRGRRWRSQHQACWLPWGVLLVLRPPQGRCWRLWLMQDSMPPQAWRALRARCIMQQNAP, from the coding sequence GTGAACGCGGTCCGGTGGCAATGTAATCTGCAGCCGTCGCGCAGCGCCCGGTGGCTGAACCTGGCGCTCACGCTGTTGTGCGTCCTGCTGCTGGTGAGTGCGCCCTGGCCAGACGTGTGGCGCTGGGGCCGCGCGCCGCTGATTTTGCTGCTGCTGCTCTCGGGCTGGCGCCATGAGCGCCGGCTGGTGCAGCGCACAGGCAGGCTGGCGCTGGATGAGAAGAGAAACTGGCACTGGCGTGGCAGGCGCTGGCGGTCACAGCACCAGGCGTGCTGGCTGCCGTGGGGCGTACTGCTGGTTTTGCGCCCGCCGCAGGGCCGCTGCTGGCGGCTGTGGCTGATGCAGGACAGCATGCCGCCGCAGGCGTGGCGTGCGTTACGCGCCCGCTGCATTATGCAGCAAAACGCGCCTTAA
- a CDS encoding SDR family oxidoreductase encodes MELALVTGGSRGIGRATAHLLAQAGYRVAINYRQRAAEAQQVVAEIAAQGGSAFAVQADIADETQVIALFNQLDREGTLRVLVNNAGILFTQCRVEDLTAERIQRVFATNVTGTFICCREAVKRMSTQHGGQGGAIINVSSAAARTGSPNEYVDYAASKGAMDTLTRGLALEVATQGIRVNGVRPGPVYTDMHADGGEPQRVDRVAGAIPMGRGGQPEEVAQAVLWLASEAASYVTGTLIDVTGGR; translated from the coding sequence ATGGAACTGGCACTGGTAACCGGCGGCAGCCGCGGAATCGGGCGGGCGACCGCGCATTTACTGGCGCAGGCGGGCTACCGCGTGGCGATTAACTATCGTCAGCGTGCAGCCGAGGCGCAGCAGGTAGTGGCAGAAATTGCCGCGCAGGGCGGCAGTGCTTTTGCCGTACAGGCAGATATTGCCGATGAAACCCAGGTCATCGCGCTGTTTAACCAGCTGGACCGCGAGGGAACGCTGCGCGTGCTGGTGAATAACGCCGGGATTTTGTTTACCCAGTGTCGGGTGGAAGACCTGACGGCAGAGCGTATTCAGCGCGTTTTTGCCACCAATGTCACCGGCACCTTTATCTGCTGCAGGGAAGCGGTAAAGCGCATGAGCACCCAACACGGCGGCCAGGGCGGTGCCATCATCAATGTCTCCTCCGCCGCAGCGCGCACCGGTTCACCCAATGAATATGTCGATTACGCCGCCTCTAAAGGGGCAATGGATACGCTGACAAGGGGGCTGGCGCTGGAAGTGGCCACTCAGGGTATTCGCGTGAATGGCGTGCGGCCCGGCCCGGTGTACACCGACATGCATGCCGACGGCGGTGAACCGCAGCGGGTCGATCGGGTCGCGGGCGCGATTCCGATGGGGCGCGGCGGTCAGCCGGAGGAGGTTGCGCAGGCGGTGCTGTGGCTGGCCAGCGAGGCGGCATCCTATGTCACCGGCACCCTGATCGATGTGACGGGCGGGCGATAA
- the dsbC gene encoding bifunctional protein-disulfide isomerase/oxidoreductase DsbC, producing the protein MKKQLTMLALLVSAFTALAHADDSAIQQSLKKLGMSQAEIQPSPLPGMKTVLTESGVLYVSEDGKHMIQGPLYDVSGARPVNVTNQLLDKKVAALEPEMIVYKAPKEQHVITVFTDITCGYCRKLHEQMADYNALGITVRYLAFPREGLNGQVEKAMKAIWCSADRNKAFDAAMKGDAPQMDAPATCKINLDRHYKLGILFGIQGTPAILTDSGMMIPGYQGPQELKQVLDGQKRGG; encoded by the coding sequence ATGAAAAAACAGTTAACGATGCTGGCTCTGCTGGTCAGCGCTTTCACCGCCCTGGCCCACGCCGATGACAGCGCCATTCAGCAGTCACTGAAAAAACTGGGTATGTCCCAGGCAGAGATCCAGCCTTCACCGCTGCCGGGCATGAAAACCGTGCTGACCGAAAGCGGCGTTTTGTATGTCAGCGAAGACGGCAAACACATGATTCAGGGGCCGCTGTATGACGTCAGCGGCGCCCGTCCGGTTAACGTCACCAACCAGCTGCTGGATAAAAAAGTGGCGGCGCTGGAACCGGAAATGATCGTCTACAAAGCGCCAAAAGAGCAGCACGTCATCACCGTGTTTACCGATATCACCTGCGGCTACTGCCGCAAGCTGCATGAGCAGATGGCAGACTACAACGCGCTGGGCATTACCGTGCGCTATCTGGCGTTCCCGCGTGAGGGGCTGAACGGTCAGGTGGAGAAAGCCATGAAAGCGATCTGGTGCAGCGCCGATCGCAACAAAGCCTTTGACGCCGCGATGAAAGGCGACGCGCCGCAGATGGACGCGCCGGCAACCTGTAAGATCAATCTTGATCGGCACTACAAGCTCGGCATTCTGTTTGGCATTCAGGGCACGCCAGCGATTCTCACCGACAGCGGCATGATGATCCCGGGTTATCAGGGGCCGCAGGAGCTGAAGCAGGTGCTTGATGGCCAGAAACGGGGTGGTTAA
- the gcvP gene encoding aminomethyl-transferring glycine dehydrogenase, which produces MTQTLSQLEHNGAFIERHIGPTAQQQTTMLEAIGASSLASLINAIVPADIQLPGPPAVGEAATEQQALAELKAMASQNQRYKSWIGMGYSAVITPPVILRNMLENPGWYTAYTPYQPEVSQGRLEALLNFQTLTLDLTGLDIASASLLDEATAAAEAMAMAKRVSKLKNANTFFIADDIHPQTLDVVRTRAETFGFELIIDRADKALEHDNLFGVLLQQVGTSGEVHDYRDLIAALKTRQVVVSVAADFMALVQLEAPGKQGADIVFGSAQRFGVPMGYGGPHAAFFASRDAYKRSMPGRIIGVSRDAAGNTALRMAMQTREQHIRREKANSNICTSQVLLANIAGFYAVYHGPAGLKRIASRIHRLTSILAAGLQKGGLKLRHASWFDTLTVDVADKAAVLNRALSFGVNLRSDLLNAVGITLDETTTREDVQTLFAILLGDAHGLDIDALDAAVVAENPAIPAGQLRSSEFLTHPVFNRHHSETEMMRYMHSLEKKDLALNQAMIPLGSCTMKLNAAAEMIPITWPEFAELHPFCPAEQAGGYLQMIGQLSRWLVQLTGYDALCMQPNSGAQGEYAGLLAIRRYHESRNEGGRTLCLIPASAHGTNPASAQMAGMSVVVVACDKQGNIDLGDLREKAAQAGDALSCIMVTYPSTHGVYEETIREVCQIVHQYGGQVYLDGANMNAQVGITTPGYIGADVSHLNLHKTFCIPHGGGGPGMGPIGVKAHLAPFVPGHSVVQIDGVLTQQGAVSAAPFGSASILPISWMYIRMMGAEGLKQASSVAILNANYVASRLQSAYPILYTGRDGRVAHECILDIRPLKEKTGISELDIAKRLIDYGFHAPTMSFPVAGTLMVEPTESESKIELDRFIDAMLAIRMEIDRVAAGEWPADDNPLVNAPHTQKELVGEWTHPYTRELAVFPAGSANKYWPTVKRLDDVFGDRNVFCACVPMSEYQ; this is translated from the coding sequence ATGACTCAGACTCTCAGCCAGCTTGAACACAACGGTGCTTTTATTGAGCGCCACATCGGTCCCACCGCGCAGCAGCAGACCACCATGCTGGAAGCCATCGGCGCCAGCTCGCTGGCTTCGCTGATTAACGCTATCGTGCCTGCCGATATCCAGTTGCCTGGCCCGCCGGCCGTGGGCGAGGCGGCGACCGAACAGCAGGCGCTGGCGGAGCTGAAAGCCATGGCCAGTCAGAACCAGCGTTACAAATCCTGGATCGGCATGGGTTACAGCGCGGTGATTACTCCACCGGTGATCCTGCGCAACATGCTGGAAAATCCGGGCTGGTACACCGCTTACACGCCGTATCAGCCGGAAGTTTCGCAGGGCCGTCTGGAAGCGCTGCTGAATTTCCAGACCCTGACGCTGGACCTGACCGGACTGGATATTGCCTCGGCATCCCTGCTGGACGAAGCCACGGCGGCAGCGGAAGCCATGGCGATGGCAAAGCGCGTCAGCAAGCTGAAAAACGCCAATACCTTTTTTATTGCCGATGATATTCATCCGCAAACGCTGGACGTGGTGCGTACCCGCGCCGAAACCTTTGGTTTTGAATTGATCATTGATCGTGCCGATAAAGCGCTGGAGCACGACAACCTGTTTGGCGTGCTGCTGCAGCAGGTAGGCACCAGCGGTGAAGTGCACGACTACCGCGATCTGATCGCCGCCCTGAAAACCCGTCAGGTTGTCGTCAGCGTGGCCGCTGATTTCATGGCACTGGTGCAGCTGGAAGCGCCAGGTAAGCAGGGCGCAGATATCGTCTTCGGCTCCGCGCAGCGCTTCGGTGTACCGATGGGTTACGGCGGGCCGCACGCGGCTTTCTTTGCCAGCCGCGATGCGTACAAGCGTTCGATGCCGGGCCGTATTATCGGCGTTTCCCGCGATGCCGCCGGCAATACCGCGCTGCGCATGGCGATGCAGACGCGTGAACAGCATATCCGCCGTGAAAAGGCCAACTCCAATATCTGTACTTCACAGGTGCTGCTGGCAAACATTGCCGGTTTCTACGCGGTCTACCATGGCCCCGCTGGCCTGAAGCGTATCGCGTCGCGCATTCACCGTCTTACCAGCATTCTGGCCGCCGGGCTGCAGAAAGGCGGCCTGAAACTGCGTCACGCCAGCTGGTTCGATACGCTGACGGTAGACGTCGCCGATAAAGCCGCGGTGCTGAATCGCGCCCTGAGCTTTGGCGTTAACCTGCGCAGCGATCTGCTGAATGCCGTTGGCATCACGCTGGACGAAACTACCACGCGTGAAGATGTGCAGACGCTGTTTGCGATTCTGCTGGGCGATGCACACGGCCTGGATATCGACGCGCTGGACGCGGCAGTGGTGGCAGAGAATCCTGCCATTCCGGCCGGTCAGCTGCGGAGCAGTGAATTCCTGACGCATCCGGTCTTTAACCGCCATCACAGTGAAACCGAGATGATGCGTTACATGCACAGCCTGGAGAAAAAGGATCTGGCGCTGAATCAGGCGATGATTCCGCTGGGCTCGTGCACCATGAAGCTGAACGCCGCGGCGGAAATGATCCCGATCACCTGGCCGGAATTTGCCGAGCTGCATCCGTTCTGTCCGGCGGAGCAGGCGGGTGGCTATCTGCAGATGATCGGTCAGCTGTCCCGCTGGCTAGTGCAGCTGACCGGCTATGACGCGCTGTGCATGCAGCCGAACTCCGGTGCGCAGGGCGAATATGCCGGCCTGCTGGCGATTCGCCGCTACCACGAAAGCCGCAACGAAGGCGGCCGTACCCTCTGCCTGATTCCGGCGTCTGCCCACGGCACCAACCCGGCTTCGGCACAGATGGCGGGCATGTCCGTGGTCGTGGTGGCCTGTGATAAACAGGGCAACATCGATCTGGGCGATCTGCGGGAAAAAGCGGCGCAGGCGGGCGATGCGCTCTCCTGCATCATGGTGACCTATCCTTCCACGCACGGCGTCTATGAAGAGACCATTCGTGAAGTGTGCCAGATCGTGCATCAGTACGGCGGCCAGGTCTATCTTGACGGTGCCAACATGAACGCCCAGGTTGGCATTACCACGCCAGGCTATATCGGCGCGGATGTCTCGCACCTGAACCTGCATAAAACCTTCTGCATCCCGCACGGCGGCGGCGGACCGGGTATGGGACCGATTGGCGTGAAAGCGCATCTGGCCCCCTTTGTACCGGGCCACAGCGTGGTACAGATTGATGGCGTGCTGACGCAGCAGGGGGCCGTTTCTGCGGCGCCTTTCGGCAGCGCCTCCATTCTGCCTATCAGCTGGATGTACATCCGTATGATGGGGGCGGAAGGGCTGAAGCAGGCGAGTTCGGTTGCGATCCTGAATGCCAACTACGTCGCCAGCCGTCTGCAATCGGCCTATCCGATTCTCTATACCGGCCGCGATGGCCGCGTGGCGCACGAATGCATTCTGGATATTCGTCCGCTGAAAGAGAAAACCGGTATCAGCGAGCTGGATATCGCCAAGCGCCTTATCGACTACGGTTTCCACGCGCCGACGATGTCGTTCCCGGTGGCCGGTACGCTGATGGTTGAGCCGACGGAATCGGAGAGCAAAATCGAGCTGGATCGCTTTATTGATGCGATGCTGGCTATCCGCATGGAGATTGATCGCGTGGCTGCAGGCGAGTGGCCTGCTGATGATAACCCGCTGGTTAACGCGCCGCACACGCAGAAGGAACTGGTGGGCGAATGGACGCATCCGTACACGCGCGAACTGGCGGTCTTCCCGGCGGGCAGCGCTAACAAGTACTGGCCGACGGTTAAACGTCTGGACGATGTGTTCGGTGACCGTAACGTGTTCTGCGCCTGCGTGCCGATGAGCGAATATCAGTAA
- the xerD gene encoding site-specific tyrosine recombinase XerD: MSTISHPRGDTVQDSDLIEQFLDALWIERNLAQNTLASYRQDLQTLTAWLQQHARTLLTLEAADLQQFLAERVEGGYKATSSARTLSAMRRLFQYLYREKLRSDDPSALLSAPKLPQRLPKDLSENQVERLLQAPATDIPLELRDKAMLELLYATGLRVSELVGLTLSDVSLRQGVVRVIGKGNKERLVPLGEEAIYWLEQYMAHGRPWLLNGQTLDVLFPSNRAQQMTRQTFWHRIKHYATLAGIDSEKLSPHVLRHAFATHLLNHGADLRVVQMLLGHSDLSTTQIYTHVATERLRQLHQQHHPRA; this comes from the coding sequence ATGAGCACGATTTCACACCCGCGAGGAGACACCGTGCAGGACAGCGATCTGATCGAACAGTTTCTTGACGCACTCTGGATTGAACGCAATCTGGCGCAGAACACGCTGGCCTCCTACCGTCAGGATCTGCAAACGCTCACCGCCTGGCTGCAGCAGCATGCGCGCACGCTCCTGACGCTGGAAGCGGCCGATCTGCAACAGTTTCTCGCCGAACGCGTGGAAGGCGGCTACAAAGCCACCAGCTCGGCCCGCACCCTCAGCGCGATGCGCCGCCTGTTCCAGTACCTGTACCGCGAAAAGCTGCGCAGCGACGATCCCAGCGCGCTGCTGTCGGCGCCAAAACTGCCGCAGCGCCTGCCAAAAGATTTATCGGAAAATCAGGTTGAGCGTCTGCTGCAGGCGCCTGCCACCGATATCCCGCTGGAGCTGCGTGACAAGGCGATGCTGGAGCTGCTGTACGCCACCGGCCTGCGTGTGTCTGAGCTGGTGGGCCTGACCCTCAGCGATGTCAGTCTGCGTCAGGGCGTGGTGCGCGTCATCGGCAAAGGCAATAAAGAGCGGCTGGTGCCATTAGGTGAAGAAGCCATTTACTGGCTGGAGCAGTATATGGCACATGGCCGGCCGTGGCTGCTGAACGGGCAAACGCTGGATGTGCTGTTCCCCAGCAACCGCGCGCAGCAAATGACGCGTCAGACCTTCTGGCATCGCATCAAACACTATGCCACCCTTGCCGGTATCGACAGCGAAAAACTGTCACCGCACGTGCTGCGTCACGCATTTGCCACACATTTACTGAACCACGGCGCCGATTTGCGCGTCGTACAGATGTTGCTGGGCCACAGCGACCTCTCGACAACCCAAATTTATACGCACGTTGCCACTGAGCGCCTGCGTCAGTTACATCAACAGCATCATCCGCGCGCCTGA
- the sdhE gene encoding FAD assembly factor SdhE, which translates to MDIHDKARVQWACRRGMLELDVSIMPFFKYEYDTLSDSDKRVFVALLKSDDPDLFNWMMNHGEPADPELRRMVKLIQQRNRERGPVAM; encoded by the coding sequence ATGGATATTCATGACAAAGCCCGCGTTCAGTGGGCGTGCCGGCGCGGCATGCTGGAGCTGGACGTCTCAATCATGCCGTTTTTTAAATATGAATATGACACCCTGAGCGACAGCGATAAGCGGGTGTTTGTTGCGCTGTTAAAAAGTGACGATCCGGACCTGTTTAACTGGATGATGAACCACGGCGAACCGGCCGATCCTGAACTGCGGCGCATGGTGAAACTGATCCAGCAGCGCAACCGTGAACGCGGTCCGGTGGCAATGTAA
- a CDS encoding 6-phospho-beta-glucosidase yields MSDGLQLPKGFLWGGAVAAHQVEGGWDQGGKGVSIADVLTGGAHGVDRVITDGVQPGKHYPNHQAVEFYSHYREDIALFAEMGFKCFRTSIAWTRIFPNGDEAEPNEAGLQFYDDLFDTLLKHGIEPVITLSHFEMPYHLVKAYGGWTNRKVIDFFVRFSEVVMTRYQHKVKYWMTFNEINNQRNWQYPLFGYCCSGVIFTEHEKPEQTLYQVMHHQFVASARVVQRGHEINPAFNIGCMIAMVPVYPFSCHPDDVMRAQEAMHQRYVFSDVQMRGAWPAYALKEWARKGYHIEMHPDDAETLRAGCCDYVGFSYYMSNAVDTNASGVEDPITGFDGVVPNPHVKASDWGWQIDPVGLRYVLNVLYERYQKPLFIVENGFGAIDQPGADGVIEDDYRINYLRAHIEEMKKAVALDGVDLMGYTPWGCIDCVSFTTGQYNKRYGFIHVDKHDDGSGTFARSKKKSFGWYQQVIASNGEIL; encoded by the coding sequence ATGAGTGACGGATTGCAGTTACCAAAAGGGTTTCTCTGGGGCGGCGCGGTGGCCGCGCATCAGGTTGAGGGCGGCTGGGATCAGGGCGGTAAAGGGGTCAGTATTGCAGACGTGCTGACCGGCGGCGCACATGGCGTGGATCGCGTTATCACCGACGGCGTGCAGCCCGGCAAACATTACCCGAACCATCAGGCGGTGGAGTTCTATTCGCACTATCGCGAGGATATCGCGCTGTTTGCCGAAATGGGCTTCAAATGCTTCCGTACTTCTATTGCCTGGACGCGAATCTTCCCCAACGGCGACGAAGCAGAGCCGAATGAAGCCGGCCTGCAGTTCTATGATGACCTGTTTGATACGTTGCTGAAGCATGGCATTGAGCCGGTCATTACGCTGTCGCACTTCGAAATGCCCTATCACCTGGTAAAAGCGTACGGCGGCTGGACCAACCGCAAAGTGATCGATTTCTTTGTGCGCTTTAGCGAGGTTGTGATGACGCGCTATCAGCACAAAGTGAAATACTGGATGACGTTCAACGAGATCAACAATCAGCGCAACTGGCAGTATCCGCTGTTTGGCTACTGCTGCTCCGGCGTCATTTTTACCGAACACGAAAAGCCCGAGCAGACGCTGTATCAGGTGATGCATCACCAGTTCGTGGCCAGTGCCCGCGTGGTGCAGCGCGGCCATGAGATTAACCCGGCTTTTAACATTGGCTGCATGATTGCCATGGTGCCGGTGTACCCCTTCTCCTGCCATCCGGATGATGTGATGCGCGCGCAGGAGGCCATGCATCAGCGCTATGTGTTCAGTGATGTGCAGATGCGCGGCGCCTGGCCGGCTTATGCGCTAAAAGAGTGGGCGCGCAAGGGGTATCACATTGAGATGCACCCGGACGACGCGGAGACGCTGCGCGCGGGCTGCTGTGATTACGTCGGCTTCAGCTACTACATGAGCAACGCAGTGGACACCAACGCCAGCGGCGTAGAGGATCCGATCACCGGTTTCGATGGCGTGGTACCGAATCCGCACGTGAAGGCCTCTGACTGGGGCTGGCAGATCGATCCGGTCGGCCTGCGCTATGTGCTGAATGTGTTGTACGAGCGCTATCAGAAGCCGCTGTTTATCGTGGAGAACGGCTTTGGTGCCATTGATCAGCCTGGCGCGGACGGGGTGATTGAAGATGATTACCGCATCAACTATCTGCGCGCGCACATTGAAGAGATGAAAAAAGCCGTGGCGCTGGATGGCGTGGATCTGATGGGCTATACGCCGTGGGGCTGCATTGACTGTGTCTCCTTTACCACCGGACAGTACAACAAGCGCTATGGGTTTATTCACGTCGATAAGCATGATGACGGCAGCGGCACGTTTGCCCGCTCGAAGAAGAAAAGCTTTGGCTGGTATCAGCAGGTGATCGCCAGCAACGGCGAAATCTTATAA
- the fldB gene encoding flavodoxin FldB: MNIGLFYGSSTCYTEMTAEKIRDFIGEELVTLHNLKDDDPSLMEQYDLLILGIPTWDFGELQEDWEAVWQQLPALNLQGKIVALYGMGDQVEYSEWFLDALGMLHELLQPMGVQFVGYWPLDGYTFSSQKPLTADGTQFVGLALDDVNQFELSEARIEQWCEQILTETAALL; this comes from the coding sequence ATGAATATCGGTCTTTTTTACGGCTCCAGCACCTGTTACACCGAGATGACCGCGGAGAAAATTCGCGACTTTATCGGGGAAGAGCTGGTCACGCTGCACAATCTGAAAGATGACGATCCCTCCCTGATGGAGCAGTACGATTTACTGATTCTCGGTATCCCGACCTGGGATTTCGGTGAGCTGCAGGAGGACTGGGAAGCGGTGTGGCAGCAGCTGCCCGCGCTGAATCTGCAGGGTAAAATTGTCGCGCTGTATGGCATGGGTGACCAGGTGGAATACAGCGAATGGTTCCTGGATGCACTGGGCATGTTGCATGAACTGCTGCAGCCCATGGGCGTGCAGTTTGTGGGTTACTGGCCGCTGGACGGCTACACCTTTAGCAGCCAAAAGCCGCTGACCGCAGACGGCACGCAGTTTGTCGGCCTTGCCCTGGATGACGTGAATCAGTTCGAACTGAGCGAAGCGCGGATTGAACAGTGGTGCGAGCAGATTCTGACAGAAACCGCCGCGCTGCTTTAA